A single window of Chitinophaga sp. XS-30 DNA harbors:
- a CDS encoding cytochrome P450, producing MDAIQHIMPEPVSFDNPFKDYKKIRRKKDMLRVSPTKWLVMGYNASFAALCSPHVSHWQDEENKGDGGQLKNSVVDIARLFTPETNTRFRDIIIQALSMKNLICDEAGLKAKAEKLLEKFEGKPGFDFIGEYADPFTFKIICEVMGFTEAESDELYVIIKAKEQQYLQYILFNARKDRSAENDTYRELIRFMEKFTERQLQNKDNPHSLIAMLITESAANNGDKAVDVLYLCSIVLFLIYTGHHNMTNFLGNIIVFLSKHKSILDALIADPGLVDKSINEFLRLEGPVQFLMVHAKSDFVLEQTDIKSGAELLVCIGASNRDETVFESPDEFKLDREMTRHLSFGYGAYRCIGSKLANMEIAAALKALLEKFPAFRVDKNGIVWKTDNIVERGPEKLMLKLS from the coding sequence ATGGATGCTATACAGCACATTATGCCGGAACCTGTTTCTTTTGACAACCCGTTTAAAGATTACAAGAAGATCAGGAGAAAGAAGGATATGCTGAGGGTTTCTCCCACCAAATGGCTGGTGATGGGCTATAATGCTTCATTTGCGGCACTTTGCAGCCCGCATGTATCCCACTGGCAGGATGAAGAGAACAAAGGTGACGGGGGGCAGCTGAAAAATTCGGTCGTGGATATCGCCCGGTTATTTACGCCGGAAACCAATACCCGGTTCCGCGATATTATCATTCAGGCGCTTTCTATGAAGAACCTGATCTGCGATGAAGCAGGCCTTAAGGCAAAAGCGGAAAAGCTGCTGGAAAAGTTCGAGGGGAAGCCGGGTTTCGACTTCATCGGCGAGTATGCGGACCCCTTTACTTTCAAGATCATCTGCGAGGTAATGGGCTTCACCGAAGCAGAAAGCGATGAGCTGTATGTTATCATAAAAGCAAAAGAGCAGCAATACCTGCAATACATTCTGTTCAATGCCCGGAAGGACCGGTCCGCGGAAAATGATACATACCGGGAGCTCATACGGTTTATGGAGAAATTCACGGAAAGGCAGCTGCAGAACAAGGACAACCCTCATTCGCTGATCGCGATGCTGATCACGGAGTCCGCCGCTAATAACGGAGATAAGGCGGTGGACGTGCTTTACCTCTGCTCGATAGTTTTGTTCCTGATCTACACCGGGCATCATAACATGACCAATTTCCTGGGCAATATCATCGTCTTTTTGTCGAAGCATAAAAGCATACTGGACGCCTTAATTGCCGATCCCGGCCTGGTAGACAAATCCATCAATGAGTTTTTGCGGCTGGAGGGGCCTGTTCAGTTTTTAATGGTGCATGCCAAAAGCGATTTTGTGCTGGAGCAGACAGACATTAAATCAGGCGCTGAACTGCTGGTTTGCATAGGCGCATCCAACCGGGACGAAACGGTTTTTGAAAGTCCGGATGAATTCAAGCTGGACAGGGAAATGACCCGGCACCTGAGTTTCGGGTACGGCGCATACCGCTGCATCGGGTCCAAGCTGGCCAATATGGAGATTGCCGCGGCGCTGAAGGCGCTCCTGGAGAAATTTCCCGCTTTCCGCGTAGATAAGAACGGCATCGTCTGGAAGACCGATAACATCGTGGAACGGGGACCGGAAAAACTAATGCTTAA